The stretch of DNA TGTGCTACACCTTCATCCATTAATTGATCGATCCCTTTATTCAATTGTTTGGCTTTCATAGGATCATTATTATTGATGTATCGAAAATGTTCTGGAGAAAAACTAGGTATTCCTTTAAAATGCATTTTTTCACCTTCTGTTAAAGTATCACCTATCTTAAAATTTCCTGTATCATGAACTCCCACAATATCACCAGGGAACGACTCATCTACAATTTCTTTTTTATCAGCAAAAAAGGCATTGGGAGAACTAAACTTTAATTTTTTATCCTGACGAATATGTAGATAATTAGTATTTCTTTTAAAAATACCCGAAACCACTTTAATAAAAGCTAATCGGTCACGGTGTTTTGGATCCATATTCGCATGAATTTTAAAGACAAATCCTGTAAATTTATTTTCATTTGAATCCACATAACGAATATTTGTTTCTTTCCCTTTCGGTGAAGGTGCTATTTCAATAAAAGCATCTAATAATTCTCGAACACCAAAATTGTTCAATGCAGAACCAAAAAATACAGGTTGTAAATTCCCTTCTAAATAAATTTCTTTATCAAATTTAGGATAAACCTCCATAGCTAATTCTGCTTCTTCTCGCAAAGTGTTGGCCGCAGTTTCTCCTACTAATTCATCAACTTTAGAATCATTTAAATCTGAAATCTCAATAGAATCGGCTATCTTTTGTTTATTTTGATCACTAAAAAGGTTAATATTCTTTTCCCAAATATTGTAGATTCCTTTAAACTCTTGTCCCATTCCAATTGGAAAAGACATAGGTGTTACTTTCAAACCTAGCTTTTCTTCCACTTCATCCATCAAATCAAAAGCATCCTTTCCTTCTCGATCTAATTTATTAATGAAAACAATCATAGGAATA from Flavobacteriaceae bacterium UJ101 encodes:
- a CDS encoding peptide chain release factor (Increases the formation of ribosomal termination complexes and stimulates activities of RF-1 and RF-2. It binds guanine nucleotides and has strong preference for UGA stop codons. It may interact directly with the ribosome. The stimulation of RF- 1 and RF-2 is significantly reduced by GTP and GDP, but not by GMP; Belongs to the TRAFAC class translation factor GTPase superfamily. Classic translation factor GTPase family. PrfC subfamily; Contains 1 tr-type G (guanine nucleotide-binding) domain.); this encodes MGFTEEIQRRRTFGIISHPDAGKTTLTEKLLLFGGAIQEAGAVKSNKIKKGAASDFMEIERQRGISVATSVLAFEYKGKKINILDTPGHKDFAEDTFRTLTAVDSVIVVIDVAKGVEAQTEKLVEVCRMRNIPMIVFINKLDREGKDAFDLMDEVEEKLGLKVTPMSFPIGMGQEFKGIYNIWEKNINLFSDQNKQKIADSIEISDLNDSKVDELVGETAANTLREEAELAMEVYPKFDKEIYLEGNLQPVFFGSALNNFGVRELLDAFIEIAPSPKGKETNIRYVDSNENKFTGFVFKIHANMDPKHRDRLAFIKVVSGIFKRNTNYLHIRQDKKLKFSSPNAFFADKKEIVDESFPGDIVGVHDTGNFKIGDTLTEGEKMHFKGIPSFSPEHFRYINNNDPMKAKQLNKGIDQLMDEGVAQLFTLEMNNRKVIGTVGALQYEVIQYRLEHEYSAKCSYENISIHKACWVEVEDENSEEFKDFKRVKQRYLARDKDNQLVFLADSPFTITMTEEKYPSIKLRYTSEKIIKE